TTGGATGTCGCCGGCCTGGCAGAGCGCATCGAAGCGAAATCCGTGGCCGTGTTCGACGTCAACGGAGAAGACACGCGCAAGAAGTACGGGACGATTCCCACGGCTACCTTGCTAAGTCACTACCGCGAGTACGATCTGTCCGAGCTGCCCGCGGCCAAGGGCCAAGACCTCGTGTTCTACTGCAGCAACGACGAGTGCTCGGCGTCCAAGAGCGCAGCGCAGCGAGCAGTCGCCGCAGGCTATTCGCAGGTCAACATCCTGCCTGCTGGTGTGGCAGGATGGAAGAAGGCGGGGCAGCGCGTGACCGCCTACCAAGGGTCCTGACCCGCAGGGCAGGCGCGCGGCCGTAAGGACCCGCCTCTCATGCTCGGGGCGATTCGTGCGGGCGCGAGGCCATTTTGTGCATTCCTCGCTGGCCAACCGGCCTGCGTGCGAGTACGTACTCGACGCTCCGAGGAGCGGGGACTTCGGTTCCAAGGACAGTAGCTGGGAAGCAGCCGGTGGCGTCCGCGGGCCCGACGTACTGCCTACGGGCCGCGCCGCCCATGTTTTGAGATTGACCCGGCGATGAATAGCGATACTACAGCAATGAACAGCGACAGCATGCCTGCCAATGTCGTACAAGAAGGTCCCGCTCGTGCGTCGTGGGGTACCTTGCCCAACCTGCTGAGCCTCGTGCGCATCCCCATGGGAGTGCTTGTGTGGTTTCACGCGCACGAACCGAAGTTCGTCGCGGCCATGGTTGTTGCGGCTGCCGTGTCGGACGCCCTGGATGGCTGGGTGGCGCGCTCCGAGCGCTCGCGATTGGCTCCTGACAAGGCCAAGGCTCAGTCCGATTTGGGGGCATGGCTCGACCCCTTCTGCGACAAGGTCTTCGTGCTTTCCACGGCAGCCGCCATCGCGTGGGCTCATGAAGCACCGATTCACCTGATGCTGCTGGTGGTGACGCGAGAGATCCTGCTGACACCCTTCCTGGTGGGCTACCGGGCCATGCCGGTGGCGTGGCGCCGCAGCCGTTCACTGACTGCTCGCTGGCCGGGCAAGCTGTGTACGGTGGCGCAGTTCGTGGCTTGCGCTCTGGCCATGGTCAGCAGCCCCGCCCTCGCCACCATGGCATGGCTGTCCGCCATTCTCGGTCTGCTGGCCGTGGCGCACTATGTCGCCACCGCGTTGACGCACCACCAGCCCTAAGAGTCCATCCATCGCACTTGGCAAAGCCGGCGTCAGCCTCTAGGCTGCCCCCCGAAGGTAACACATGAAGAGCATGGCGATCCTGGTGGGTGGCGGCCCAGCCCCGGGCATAAACAGTGTGATCGGTGCGGCCAGCATCCGTGCGCGTCTCGCCGGCGTTGAAGTGATAGGTATCCGCGACGGTTTTCAATGGATCATGCAGGGTGACGTGAACCAGGTCGTGCCTCTCACCATCGAGGATGTAAGCCGGATCCATTTCAGCGGCGGCTCCGTGCTCGGCACGTCGCGCGCCAACCCGACTCGCGATCCACGCTACGTCGAGGCGGCGCTCGAGGCGCTGAAGCGCCTCAACGTGGGCCAGCTCGTAACCATCGGCGGGGATGACACGGCGTTCAGTGCCATGGCTTTGGCGAAGCACGCCGAGGGCCGGCTGAACGTGGTGCACGTGCCCAAAACCATCGACAACGACCTCGACCTGCCCGAGAGCATTCCGACGTTCGGCTACCAGACTGCACGCCATGCAGGCGTCGGTCTGGTCAAGGCGCTGCTTACCGATGCCTACACCACCTCGCGCTGGTACTTGGTCGTGGCCATGGGTCGCAAGGCGGGGCATCTTGCACTCGGTATCGGCAAGGCGGCCGGAGCGACGGTCACCATCATTCCGGAAGAGTTTACCTCGGGTACCATTTCGGTTCGCAATGTCGTCGATATCCTGACGGGCTCCATCATCAAGCGGCTGAGCTACGGGCGAGCCGACGGCGTGGCCGTGCTGGCCGAAGGGCTGGTCGAACGGATGGCCGAGGACGAAATCGCCGCCGCGGGAAACGTCGAGTACGACGCCCACGGGCACTTGCGCATCGCGGAAATCAACTTCGGCGACCTGCTCAAACGTGGCGTGCTCGCGCGCCTGCGCGAGCTCGGCCTCAAGAGCACGGTGGTGTCCAAGAACATCGGCTACGAGCTGCGCTGCACCGATCCGATTCCGTTCGACATGGAGTACACGCGGGATTTGGGCTACTGCGCCTCGAAGTATCTCCTAGAAGGGGGCACGGGAGCCATGATTACCATCCAGCGTGGCGTCTTCAAGCCTGTCCCCTTCACCGACATGCTCGATCCCGACACGGGCAGGACGCGTGTGCGCATGGTCGACATCAACACCGAGCATTATCGCATTGCGAGGCGCTATATGCTCAGGCTGCGTCGCGATGATTTTGCCGACGACCACGAGCTGGCGAAATTCGCGGCAGCGGCAGGTCTCACCCTGGAGCAATTCCGGGAGCAATTCGAGTATTTGGTGAAGGATGAACCTCCCCCGATTCGCTTCGTCGTCTAGTTTCTGTCCAGAATGGCGCCAGGCCGGCTTTCGTCCTCGGCGCGCTCGCCCTGGCATCCATTCTGGACAGAAACTGCATTTCAGACAGAAAGTCGGCTAGTCAGCATGGCGCCAGGCCGGCTTTCGTCCTCGGTCGTCGCGCCTCGCCAGCGGCGCCCAGTCCTCACCGAAACACCCGAGTTATTCTTCCGCGGGCCCTTACTCGAAGATTCGCACCTGCAGGCTTGTGAACTTCGCTTGGCCTGCCGCGGTGTCGGACATCACGACGATGGGATCGCCCGGCAGCACGCGGTTTCTTGCTCGCAGCCACTCGAAGGCTTGGCGAATCGTCCCTTCCGGGTCCTTCGAGAACTCCATTACAAAGGGAACGATGGATCGCCACAACCAGAGGCGCTGCCTCACTTCGTCGCTGTCCGTAAAGGCGTAGATGATGGCTCGTTCAGGCCGGAAGCTTGCTACAAGCTGTCCGATGGTCCCATGGCGCGTGATCGCGACGATCGCGGGAGCATGGATGGCGTCGGCGATGCGGCAAGCGCTCCGTGCGAGTGTATCGCGCGCGTCCTTGGGCTCGCGCGTCAGGTGTCTGCCCAGGTTCGGCTCCTTCTCGCAGCGTCGAGCGATGTTGGCTAGCATCTCGACGCAGCGAACCGGGTGTTTACCGTTTGCGGTTTCGGCGCTGAGCATGATGGCATCTGCCTGCTCGTAGGTTGCATTCGCGACGTCGGTGACCTCGGCTCGGGTGGGAAACGGGTTGACGACCATCGATTCGAGGATGTGGGTGGCAACAACCACGGGTTTGCCCGCTTCCACGCATTTGCGGCACAGCATGCGCTGATGCAGCGGGAG
The sequence above is drawn from the Pseudomonadota bacterium genome and encodes:
- a CDS encoding rhodanese-like domain-containing protein — encoded protein: MLKLVRTFLPLLSLALVAACSKGGDGAKPPAARGPGTQAGQARGSAAQAPKAVAPNPAAEFEKPPAQESKIGTLDVAGLAERIEAKSVAVFDVNGEDTRKKYGTIPTATLLSHYREYDLSELPAAKGQDLVFYCSNDECSASKSAAQRAVAAGYSQVNILPAGVAGWKKAGQRVTAYQGS
- a CDS encoding CDP-alcohol phosphatidyltransferase family protein, with amino-acid sequence MNSDSMPANVVQEGPARASWGTLPNLLSLVRIPMGVLVWFHAHEPKFVAAMVVAAAVSDALDGWVARSERSRLAPDKAKAQSDLGAWLDPFCDKVFVLSTAAAIAWAHEAPIHLMLLVVTREILLTPFLVGYRAMPVAWRRSRSLTARWPGKLCTVAQFVACALAMVSSPALATMAWLSAILGLLAVAHYVATALTHHQP
- a CDS encoding 6-phosphofructokinase; its protein translation is MKSMAILVGGGPAPGINSVIGAASIRARLAGVEVIGIRDGFQWIMQGDVNQVVPLTIEDVSRIHFSGGSVLGTSRANPTRDPRYVEAALEALKRLNVGQLVTIGGDDTAFSAMALAKHAEGRLNVVHVPKTIDNDLDLPESIPTFGYQTARHAGVGLVKALLTDAYTTSRWYLVVAMGRKAGHLALGIGKAAGATVTIIPEEFTSGTISVRNVVDILTGSIIKRLSYGRADGVAVLAEGLVERMAEDEIAAAGNVEYDAHGHLRIAEINFGDLLKRGVLARLRELGLKSTVVSKNIGYELRCTDPIPFDMEYTRDLGYCASKYLLEGGTGAMITIQRGVFKPVPFTDMLDPDTGRTRVRMVDINTEHYRIARRYMLRLRRDDFADDHELAKFAAAAGLTLEQFREQFEYLVKDEPPPIRFVV